A genomic region of Octopus sinensis linkage group LG2, ASM634580v1, whole genome shotgun sequence contains the following coding sequences:
- the LOC115231601 gene encoding rhodopsin, GQ-coupled-like, translated as MDAIIRHLLETNSNENMTLEILNEKIFLMNQPAIVFICLLFPIGILGNCAVIYIYLCCLRYSNLNLFISSLAFFDLICCLIGINFELIDLFLPVMHPSKLICKFQRLSVFFCCIGSSLMLLAIALERYQKVCRPTNFQFSKFQGRILTFVINFCSLAFSLPVIWAIRIDVPDFEYKLNVSTCEFKSSVSWRIYFAAVFLGYSLDLIVNFVLYCLVWRTARRHFLRLDMPDESKLDKDKRKNIRKLHRINRTVISITALFALSFSPFCILSLIPKDVESKNFTIEETIRRVCSRLWILNCTMNPVVYGFCNKEFRIQVKRIVYGLVRKNISTNSSQIDCTEDDENN; from the coding sequence ATGGACGCAATCATTCGCCATCTTCTAGAAACAAATTCCAACGAAAATATGACTTTGGAAATTCTCAACGAAAAAATATTTCTCATGAATCAACCAGCAATTGTTTTTATCTGTCTTCTTTTTCCGATTGGAATACTGGGTAACTGCGCTGtgatttatatttatctttgttgCTTGCGTTATTCGAACTTGAATTTATTCATCAGCAGTCTTGCATTCTTCGATTTGATATGCTGTTTAATCGGCATCAATTTTGAGCTGATTGATTTATTCTTACCAGTTATGCATCCATCTAAATTGATTTGTAAATTTCAAAGACTTTCTGTATTCTTTTGTTGCATTGGATCTTCATTAATGTTACTTGCCATCGCTCTTGAACGTTACCAGAAAGTTTGCCGTCCCACCAACTTTCAGTTCTCTAAATTCCAAGGAAGAATCCTGACATTTGTAATCAATTTTTGCTCACTTGCATTCTCCTTGCCAGTTATTTGGGCAATAAGGATTGACGTACCAGACTTTGAATATAAGTTAAACGTAAGTACTTGTGAATTTAAATCATCAGTTAGTTGGAGAATCTATTTTGCAGCCGTTTTTCTTGGCTATTCGTTAGATCTCATCGTAAATTTCGTTCTTTATTGTTTAGTTTGGCGTACTGCACGACGCCACTTTCTTCGTTTAGACATGCCCGACGAATCTAAACTGGATAAAGATAAacgaaaaaatatcagaaaacttCATCGGATAAATCGAACAGTAATTTCTATAACTGCATTGTTCGCACTTAGTTTCTCTCCTTTCTGTATTTTGTCTTTAATACCGAAAGATGTGGAAAGCAAGAATTTTACAATCGAAGAAACGATCAGACGAGTGTGTTCACGTTTGTGGATTCTTAATTGCACCATGAATCCAGTTGTCTATGGGTTCTGTAACAAAGAATTTCGAATTCAGGTCAAGCGCATAGTTTATGGATTAGTGCGCAAGAACATATCTACAAACTCTAGTCAAATCGATTGCActgaagatgatgaaaataacTAA